From the genome of Seriola aureovittata isolate HTS-2021-v1 ecotype China chromosome 6, ASM2101889v1, whole genome shotgun sequence, one region includes:
- the cks2 gene encoding cyclin-dependent kinases regulatory subunit 2 — MSKKQIYYSDKYNDEEFEYRHVVLPKQLSKLVPSSHLMTEEEWRGLGVQQSQGWIHYMIHKPEPHILLFRRPLPKD; from the exons atgtcaaaaaaacaaatttactaTTCAGACAAGTACAACGACGAGGAGTTCGAGTACAG GCATGTCGTGCTTCCAAAGCAGCTGTCTAAACTGGTGCCCTCCTCCCACCTAATGACAGAAGAAGAGTGGAGGGGACTGGGGGTGCAACAGAGCCAGGGCTGGATTCACTACATGATCCACAAACCAG AGCCACATATACTGCTTTTCAGAAGGCCTCTCCCAAAGGATTAA